GCGGGATTCGTCACTCCGGGACTATCCCTGTCGCCTCCCCCTCCTGCCAAACCGATATCCGGACGGCGAACGCCGTCGTCAGGACGGGGTGGTGAGCCTGACCGTGGAGAGGATCTTCTTGATGGTGGCGTCCGGCAGCTCGTCCTTGACGCCGTCGGCCCCGTAGAGCACCCAGGTCGAGAAGTCGCCCTTGGCGTTCTTGAAGGTGAAGGCGATCGACTTGCCGTCCGTCTCGCACTTGTTGCGCTTCTTGACGCCCGGCGCCGTGGCGGTCGCCATGCTGCCGGTGAGCCCGGACGCCGTGGTGTACGGCACCGGCTTGGACATCTTGATGGTGTTCTTGGGCATGTGCTGGGCGTAGGCACCCCACACCCACGAGCCGGCCTCGCCGCGTGCGGCGTCCGCCGTGGTTTTGGCGCCCTGGCCGCCCTTGGTGCCCGCGGTGCCCAGGCCCCAGGACTCCTCGGTTCCGTTCTTGTCGGAATCGTAGGTGCACCACTTGCTCTTGAAGAGAGAGGGGCTGGACATCGTCATGAGGGGCATGCCGTCGTTCTTCTTCTCGTCCTCGAACGCGTTGATCATGCCCGGCTTCAGCACCTCCCACTCGGGCGGTACGTCGAACAGGGTGCCGTACTTGGGGTTGATGACGACCTTCCAGCCCGGGATGGTCGGCTGCTGGGCGGCGCCGTCACGCGGGTTGTCGAGCGGCGGCGCGGAGGACCCCTCGGCCTCGGACGGCGTGCCGGACGGCGGCGTCGGCGCCGACACGGACGGGTTCTTGCCGTCGGCGGTCGGCTTCCCGTCGTCGTCGTTGGAGAGCACCAGGAAACCGGTGACGCCGGCCGCGACGACCACGGCGGTCGCGGCGACGATCGCGATGAGGGTCGTCTTCTTCTTGCCGCCGCCGGGGCCGCCGGGCATCCCGGGCTGCCCCGGACCGTGCCCCGGTACCGCGTACTGCGGGACGGTCGGCTGCTGGTACGGGTTCGGCTGCCCGTATCCGGGCTGCTGGGGGTGGCCCTGCTGCCCGTACCCCTGCTGCGGGTAGCCCGGCTGCGTGGGCTGTTGGGGATAGCCGGGCTGCGCCGGCTGCTGCGGATAACCGGGCTGGGCCGGCGGCTGCTGATACGGGTTCGGCTGCTGGTACCCCGACTGCTGGTAGGGGTTCTGACTCTGGTCCTGCGGGTTCTGCTCGCCCCCGGGCGGCTGCTGTCCTGGCCACATGGCCAGTAACGATAGAGGTGTGGCGGCGGCAGGACCACGAGAGGGATGGCCAAGGCTGCTACCGGTGGGTAACATCACGGCCATGAGCGCAGACCAGATGACCGTCGGCGAGATGCTCGCCGCCACGGTCCCCATGGCCGGAACCCTCAAGCTGGAGTTCCTGGAGACCACCGCCGAGCGCGCCGTCGTGCGCCTGCCGGACCAGCCCGCCTACCACAACCACGTCGGCGGCCCGCACGCCGGAGCGATGTTCACCCTGGCCGAGTCCGCCAGCGGCGCGATCGTGCTCGCCGCCTTCGGCGACCAGCTGACCCGCGCCGTCCCGCTCGCCGTCAGCGCCGAGATCGGCTACAAGAAGCTGGCCATGGGCGTCGTCACGGCCACCGCGACCCTGGGCCGCCCCGCGGCGGACGTCGTCGCCGAACTCGACGCCGGACAGCGGCCGGAGTTCCCGGTACGGATCGACATCACCCGCGAGGACGGCGCCGTGACCGGCGAGATGACCGTCGTCTGGACCCTGCGCCCGAACGCCTGACCAGGGACGCCGCGCGCCGCCCCCGCACCCCCCTTCGGGTGCGGGGGCGGCCGTGTTCCGGGCTGCCGCCCCGGAAACGGACATCTCGTCACGCATAGTGCGGTACGGGCACGGACATATCCGGGCCGGGCCCGCACCCCGTGCCGAGGAGCCGCCGCGTGCCCGACGAACCGTCACCCGACCCCGCCGTACCGGCGGAACCAGAGCCCGCTGTCCCCACCGCGTCCCGGCGGCGCGGTCCGCGGCTGTCCCGGCGGGCGCTGCTGCTCGCGTTCACCGGCGGCGCCGCCCTCGCGGTCGCCGCCTCGCCCGCGGCGGCCGGTACGCGGCCCCGGCGGACGACACCCCTCGCCCCCGCCGCCGGCCGGGTCGACGACCTCCTCGCCCGGCTCACCCTCGACGAGAAGGTCTCCCTCCTCCACGGCGCCACCGACCCCGGGAGCCTCGGCCAGGCCGGCCACGTACCCGGCGTACCCCGGCTCGGCATCCCGCCGCTCCGGCTCGCCGACGGGCCCGCCGGGATCCGCGTCCGGCGCACCGCGACCGCGCTGCCCGCGCCCGTCATGCTCGCCGCCGCCTTCGACCCCGGCCTCGCCCGCGCCTACGGCCGGGTCATCGGCCGCGAGGGCCGCGCCCTCGGCCAGGACGTGCTGCTCTCTCCCATGGCCAACCTGATCCGCACCCCGTACGCGGGACGGAACTTCGAGACCTTCTCCGAGGACCCGCTCCTCACCGCCGACCTCGTCGCCGAGGAGATCCGCGGGATCCAGGCCGAGGGCCTCGTCGCCACCGTCAAGCACTTCGCCCTCAACAACCAGGAACGCGACCGCACCAAAGTCGACGTCCGCGCCGGCGAACAGACCCAGCACGAGACCGAGCTGCGCGCCTTCGAGGCCGCCGTGGCCGCCGGGGCCGGCGCCGTGATGGCCGCGTACAACAAGGTCGACGGCGTCCACGCCGCCGAGAACGCGACCCTGCTCACCGCCATCCTGCGGGACCGCTGGGGCTTCGACGGCTGGGTCATGAGCGACTGGAACGCCGTGCACACGACCGGTCCCGCGCTCGCCGCCGGCCTCGACATGGAGATGCCCGGCGGCTCCCGCTACGGCGCCGCGCTCCGGGACGCCGTTCGCGCGGGCCGGATCGAAGAGGCCGCGGTCGACCGCTCCGTACGCCGCATCCTCTCCGTACGCGAGCGCTTCGGGCTCCTCGACGACACGCCGTCGCGCCCGGCCAGGGACGCCGCCTCCGGGGCCCGGCTCGCGCTGCGCGTCGCCACCGCGGGCGCGACCCTCCTGCGCAACGAGCGCGCAGCCCTGCCGCTCACCGCCCCGGCCGCCCGCTCCCTCGCCGTCATCGGCCCCACGGCCACCGTGCCCTTCGTCAGCGGCGGCGGCAGCGCCCATGTCGTGCCCGACGCGGCGGCGAAACCCCTGGACACGATCCGCACCAGGGCCGGGGAGGACGGTTCCGTCGCGTACGCCCTCGGCGAGGACCTCTTCGGACGGCCACTGCCGCCGCTGTCACCCGCCGTCGACCTGGAAGGCGTCGACGTCGCCGCCGGCGCCACCTGGACCCGTACGGTCACGCTCACCGCCACCGACCCCGACGAGTGGACCTTCCTCGTCCACTACAGCGGCCCCCGGCCCACCGTCACCCTCGACGGCACCGAGCTCTTCCCCGTCAAGCAGGGCATCGCCGAGTACTTCGTCGGCGGCCTCCTCGGCCGGGCGCCCGACGGGCTCCACGTCCGGCGCACCACCCTGCGCCTCGCCGCCGGGCCGCACAAGCTGACCGTCACCGCCCACGGCGGACCCGCCGGGCAGCTGTTCCGGCTCCGCGCGGTGACCGGGGCGACCCGGGCCGCCGACGTGGCCGAGGCCGTACGGGTCGCGCGCGCCGCGCACAGCGTCGTGCTCTTCGCCTACGAGGACGCCACCGAAGGCCAGGACCGCGGGACCCTCGCCCTCCCCGGCCGGCAGGAGGCCCTCATCGAGGCAGTGACGGCGGCCAACGCCCGTACCACCGTCGTCCTCAACACCTCGTCGGCCGTCACCATGCCGTGGCTGGAACGGACCGCCGCCGTCCTCCAGATGTACTACCCCGGGCAGGAGGGCGCGGCCGCCACCACGGCCGTCCTCTTCGGCGACGCCGACCCCGGCGGGCGCCTCACCCAGACCTTCCCGGCCGCCGAGGACCGTCACCCCACCGCCGGGAACCCGCGCCGCTACCCGGGGGTGGACGGGGTGGAGGAGTACGGGGAGGGCATCCACGTCGGTCATCGCTGGTACGAGGCGCAGGGCGTCACGCCGCTCTTCCCCTTCGGGCACGGGCTCTCGTACACGACCTTCCGGTACGAGGACCTGACCGTCGGCCCCGGGACGGAGGCCGGTGCGGGAGGGCTCGACGTCACCTTCAGCGTCCGCAACACCGGCCGGCGGGACGGTGTCGAGGTAGCCCAGGTCTACATCGGCCCCTCCCCGGACCTCACCGCCCTCGGCATCGACCAGCCGCACTCCGCCCTCGCCGGCTACCGCCGCCTGGAGCTCGCGGCCGGCGAACGGCGGCGGGTGACCGTCCACGTCACGGCCCGCACCCTGTCCTCCTGGGACACCGCACGGCACGACTGGCTGCTCGGCACGGGCCGCCGGACCGTCCGCGTCGGTGCCTCCTCGGCCGACCCCGGCCTCACCGTCGGCGTCGAGGTCCGCCCCTCCTGACCGGGTAGGCTGCCCCGGCGTGCCCGACGCGGTGCACGCCGGGCGGCCGATACGGGAGGAACCGCGTTGCACGTGCAGGAATGGCTGGAGACGATCCCGGCGGTCGCGATCTACGCGCTGGTGGGCGTGGTGATCGGTCTGGAGAGCCTGGGCATCCCGCTGCCCGGCGAGATCGTGCTCGTGAGCTCGGCGCTGCTCGCCTCGCAGCACGGTGACATCAACCCGTGGGTGCTCGGTGCCTGCGCCACCGCCGGCGCGATCATCGGCGACTCGATCGGCTACGCGATCGGCCGCAGGGGCGGCAGGCCCCTGCTCGCCTGGCTGGGGAACAAGTTCCCGAAACACTTCGGCGAGGCCAACATCGCGCTCGCCGAGCGCTCCTTCCAGAAGTGGGGCATGTGGGCGGTCTTCTTCGGCCGCTTCATCGCCCTGCTCCGCATCTTCGCCGGGCCCCTCGCGGGCGTCCTGCACATGCCGTACTGGAAGTTCCTCATCGCCAACGTCTTCGGCGGCATCCTGTGGGCCGGCGGCACCACGGCCGTCATCTACTCGGTCGGCATCGTCGCCGAGGCCTGGCTCAAGCGCTTCTCCTGGCTGGGCCTCGTCCTCGCCGTGCTGATCGGGGCCGCCTCGATGCTGATCATCAAGAACCGCGCCAAGAAGGCGGCGGCGGAGCGGCAGGACGCCGTGGAGCCGGAGCCGGAGCCGGTCGCCGTCGGCGACTGACCCGAGCGGGACGGAGGGCGGTACCCCGCGCGGGTGCCGCCCTCCGTCGCGTCCGGCTCACTCCTCGAAGGCCTCCGCGTGGCCCTTGGCGAGCAGCAGGTACACCTCGGCGTTCAGCTTGATGCCCGCCTTCTCCTCCTCCGTGAGCGGTCGGCGGACCTTCGCCGGGACGCCCGCGACCAGCGAACCCGGCGGGACCTCCATGCCCTGCGGGACGAGCGCCTGCGCGGCGACCAGCGACCCCGCGCCGATCCGCGCGCCGTTGAGGACCGTCGCGCCCATGCCGACGAGCACGTCGTCCTCGATCACACAGCCGTGCACGACCGCGTTGTGGCCGACGGTCACCCGGGCGCCGATCGAGACGGGGAAGCCGGGGTCGACGTGGACCGTGGTGTTGTCCTGGATGTTGGAGTCCTCACCGATCGCGATGGGACCGCAGTCCGCCCGCAGCACCGTGTGATACCAGATGTTGGCGCGGGCGCCGAGGGTCACCTCGCCCAGCACCACGGAAGTCGGGGCCGTGAACGCGGTCGGGTCGATCTGCGGCTCCTTACCGCCCACACCCTTGATCAACGCCTCTGCCATGGTTCGCTCCTGATCGTCAGCCGTCGTGTCACGCCCGGGGGTGGCCCCCGGCCGCACCCTATGCCGTGCCCATGACGGACATCACAGCGCACCGAACTGATCAGGCACGACGGCGCCGACTACCGTGGCCGGGTGCCCAGGAACAGAAACACGTTCTCATCCCTCGCCGCCTGGCGGCGCAGGATCGTCGCCGGCGCCGTACAGAGCGGCTGGCGCTGGGCGCAGCAGGCCGGTTCCGTCACCGCCGAGCACCCGGGAAAGCTGCGTTTCCGCCGCCTCGGCGCGGGGACCCGCCTCGCCTTCCCGCAGGGCACGGTCTTCGGCGAGCGATGGATCGAGATCGGCGAGTGCTGCATCATCGCCGAACAGGTCACGCTGACGGCGGGGATGCTGCCGGGCCTCGACCTCGGCGCGGAGACGGTCCTGACCCTCGGGGACGGGGTGGTCCTCGGCCGCGGCAGCCACGTCATCGCCGACACGACGGTGACCATCGGCTCGGACACCTACTGCGGCCCGTACGTCTACATCACCTCGACCAACCACAGCTACGACGACCCGGACGAGCCCATCGGCCGCCAGTGGCCCCGCTCGGAACCCGTCTCCATCGGCCCCGGCTGCTGGCTCGGCACCGGAGCGGTGATCCTGCCCGGCGCGCGCATCGGCCGGAACGTCGTCGTCGCCGCCGGCGCGGTCGTACGCGGCGAGGTGCCGGACCACTCGGTGGTGGCGGGTGCCCCGGCGAGGGTCGTCCGCAGCTGGGATCCGGAGAAGGGCTGGCAGCCCCCGCTGCGCACCCCGGCGCCCAAGCCGATCCCGGAGGACGTGACGCCGGAACAGCTCGCCGCGCTCGCGGCCTGGGAAGTCGAGCAGGCGGAGGCGGTCGAGCAGGCGGCGGCCGTCGACCAGGTGGAGGCGGTCGACCAGGTGGCGGTCGAGCAGGCGGGTACCTCGTCCTAGGACGCCCTTTCGGTCCGTCAGGCCGCGGCCAGGAGGACCGTGCCGCCGAGGGCGAGGGCCGCGCCGGCCGCCTGGACCGGGCGGAGGCGCTCCTTGAGGACCGCGAACGCCGCCAGGGCCGTGACGACCGGGTAGAGGCTGGCGAGGACCGCGGCCACCACCACCGGCCCCTGCTGGGCGGCGATCGCGTACGTCCCGTTGGCCGCGACGTCCGCGAGGCCGACGAAGGCCAGGGCCGGGAGGGCCGCGCGGATGACGCCGGGGCCGCCCTCCGGGAGGGCCCGGCCGCCGCGGCGCACGGAGACGTACAGGGCGCCGCCGCCCACCAGGACGTTGGTGACGCGCTGGACGAGGAGGGCGAGGAACAGGCCGGTGACGGTGGTGGAGGACTCCGCGATGAGGGCCATCACCGAGCCGAAGCCGAAGGCCGCGAACAGGGTGAGGAAGACCGCCTGGCGCTGTACGGGGGCACCGCGCAGCTCCGGGCCGCCCGCGAGTACCACGCCGGCGATCGCCACGACGACGCCGGCGAGCTGGAGGAGTCCGGGGCGGTCGCCGAGGAACAGGCCGACCGAGACGGGGACGACGACGCCGAGCGAGCCGAGCGGCGAGACCACGCCCATGGGGCCGAGGGCCAGTGCCTTGTAGAAGGCGAGCATGGCCGCCGGGCCGACGACGCCGGCCCCGACCGCGTACCAGAGCTGGGGGCCCGCCTCGGTCCACGCTCCGGTCGCGAGGACGAGGGTGCCGAGGACGAGGACCGCGAGGGTCTGGGAGACCACGACGACCGTGAGGGCGGGTATCCGACGGGTGAGCAGTCCGCCGCCGAAGTCTGCGAGACCCCACAGCAGGGCGGTGGCCAGGGCGAACAGGGCGGTCATGGATCCTCGCAGTCGCGTGCGGCGGCACGCAGTACAGTGCAGTGAACGGTCGGGTACAGCTCACCGTAGTTCAATGCAGTGAACTCTGTCATCCAAAATATTGGACGGAATGTGTCGGACCTCGATCAGCTCACGCAGTCGCTCGCCCGGAACCTGAAGCGCTGGCGCAAGGAGCGGGGGTTCACCCTGGACGCGCTCGCAGCCCGGGCCGGGGTCAGCCGGGGCATGATCATCCAGATCGAGCAGGCGAGGACGAACCCCAGCGTCGGCACCACCGTGAAGCTGGCGGACGCCCTCGGCGTCTCCATCACGACCCTCCTCGACTACGAACAGGGCCCCCAGGTCCGGCTGGTCCCGCCCGGCCAGGCCGTCCGGATGTGGTCCACCTCCGCGGGCAGCCACAACACCCTCCTGGTGGGCACGGAGGCGCGCGGGCCGCTGGAACTCTGGGCCTGGACCCTCATGCCGGGCGAGGAAAGCGCCTCCGACCCGCACCCGGACGGCACCACCGAGCTCCTCCACGTCACCGCCGGAGTCCTCACCCTCGTCGTCGACGACGGGGAGCACCCGCTGCCGGCCGGTACCTCCGCGGTCTTCGAGGCCAACGTGCCGCACACCTACCGCAACGACGGCGACGAGCCGGTCGAGATGACGATGGCCGTCTCCATCCCGCCCGCGCGCTGAGACGGGTATCCACGATCCGGGCATCGATGGTTAGCGTGACGCGTATGCGCGCACCCATCGGAGACTTCGACAACGCCCGTCCCGCCCCCGAC
The sequence above is a segment of the Streptomyces sp. NBC_01255 genome. Coding sequences within it:
- a CDS encoding DUF4442 domain-containing protein, encoding MSADQMTVGEMLAATVPMAGTLKLEFLETTAERAVVRLPDQPAYHNHVGGPHAGAMFTLAESASGAIVLAAFGDQLTRAVPLAVSAEIGYKKLAMGVVTATATLGRPAADVVAELDAGQRPEFPVRIDITREDGAVTGEMTVVWTLRPNA
- a CDS encoding beta-glucosidase family protein → MPDEPSPDPAVPAEPEPAVPTASRRRGPRLSRRALLLAFTGGAALAVAASPAAAGTRPRRTTPLAPAAGRVDDLLARLTLDEKVSLLHGATDPGSLGQAGHVPGVPRLGIPPLRLADGPAGIRVRRTATALPAPVMLAAAFDPGLARAYGRVIGREGRALGQDVLLSPMANLIRTPYAGRNFETFSEDPLLTADLVAEEIRGIQAEGLVATVKHFALNNQERDRTKVDVRAGEQTQHETELRAFEAAVAAGAGAVMAAYNKVDGVHAAENATLLTAILRDRWGFDGWVMSDWNAVHTTGPALAAGLDMEMPGGSRYGAALRDAVRAGRIEEAAVDRSVRRILSVRERFGLLDDTPSRPARDAASGARLALRVATAGATLLRNERAALPLTAPAARSLAVIGPTATVPFVSGGGSAHVVPDAAAKPLDTIRTRAGEDGSVAYALGEDLFGRPLPPLSPAVDLEGVDVAAGATWTRTVTLTATDPDEWTFLVHYSGPRPTVTLDGTELFPVKQGIAEYFVGGLLGRAPDGLHVRRTTLRLAAGPHKLTVTAHGGPAGQLFRLRAVTGATRAADVAEAVRVARAAHSVVLFAYEDATEGQDRGTLALPGRQEALIEAVTAANARTTVVLNTSSAVTMPWLERTAAVLQMYYPGQEGAAATTAVLFGDADPGGRLTQTFPAAEDRHPTAGNPRRYPGVDGVEEYGEGIHVGHRWYEAQGVTPLFPFGHGLSYTTFRYEDLTVGPGTEAGAGGLDVTFSVRNTGRRDGVEVAQVYIGPSPDLTALGIDQPHSALAGYRRLELAAGERRRVTVHVTARTLSSWDTARHDWLLGTGRRTVRVGASSADPGLTVGVEVRPS
- a CDS encoding DedA family protein; this translates as MHVQEWLETIPAVAIYALVGVVIGLESLGIPLPGEIVLVSSALLASQHGDINPWVLGACATAGAIIGDSIGYAIGRRGGRPLLAWLGNKFPKHFGEANIALAERSFQKWGMWAVFFGRFIALLRIFAGPLAGVLHMPYWKFLIANVFGGILWAGGTTAVIYSVGIVAEAWLKRFSWLGLVLAVLIGAASMLIIKNRAKKAAAERQDAVEPEPEPVAVGD
- a CDS encoding gamma carbonic anhydrase family protein, with the translated sequence MAEALIKGVGGKEPQIDPTAFTAPTSVVLGEVTLGARANIWYHTVLRADCGPIAIGEDSNIQDNTTVHVDPGFPVSIGARVTVGHNAVVHGCVIEDDVLVGMGATVLNGARIGAGSLVAAQALVPQGMEVPPGSLVAGVPAKVRRPLTEEEKAGIKLNAEVYLLLAKGHAEAFEE
- a CDS encoding acyltransferase, producing the protein MPRNRNTFSSLAAWRRRIVAGAVQSGWRWAQQAGSVTAEHPGKLRFRRLGAGTRLAFPQGTVFGERWIEIGECCIIAEQVTLTAGMLPGLDLGAETVLTLGDGVVLGRGSHVIADTTVTIGSDTYCGPYVYITSTNHSYDDPDEPIGRQWPRSEPVSIGPGCWLGTGAVILPGARIGRNVVVAAGAVVRGEVPDHSVVAGAPARVVRSWDPEKGWQPPLRTPAPKPIPEDVTPEQLAALAAWEVEQAEAVEQAAAVDQVEAVDQVAVEQAGTSS
- a CDS encoding EamA family transporter, encoding MTALFALATALLWGLADFGGGLLTRRIPALTVVVVSQTLAVLVLGTLVLATGAWTEAGPQLWYAVGAGVVGPAAMLAFYKALALGPMGVVSPLGSLGVVVPVSVGLFLGDRPGLLQLAGVVVAIAGVVLAGGPELRGAPVQRQAVFLTLFAAFGFGSVMALIAESSTTVTGLFLALLVQRVTNVLVGGGALYVSVRRGGRALPEGGPGVIRAALPALAFVGLADVAANGTYAIAAQQGPVVVAAVLASLYPVVTALAAFAVLKERLRPVQAAGAALALGGTVLLAAA
- a CDS encoding helix-turn-helix domain-containing protein; amino-acid sequence: MSDLDQLTQSLARNLKRWRKERGFTLDALAARAGVSRGMIIQIEQARTNPSVGTTVKLADALGVSITTLLDYEQGPQVRLVPPGQAVRMWSTSAGSHNTLLVGTEARGPLELWAWTLMPGEESASDPHPDGTTELLHVTAGVLTLVVDDGEHPLPAGTSAVFEANVPHTYRNDGDEPVEMTMAVSIPPAR